A stretch of the Elephas maximus indicus isolate mEleMax1 chromosome 3, mEleMax1 primary haplotype, whole genome shotgun sequence genome encodes the following:
- the SMIM1 gene encoding small integral membrane protein 1 isoform X2, translating to MEPQESGVQYSRWKESGQDEVSMVAVTNSEEASWCQRVCRKLCTGKLGITMKVVGGVALFWAVFILGYITGYYVHKCK from the exons ATGGAGCCCCAGGAGAGCGGTGTCCAGTACAGCCGGTGGAAGGAAAGTGGCCAGGATGAAGTCAGCATGGTGGCCGTGACTAACAGTGAGGAGGCCTCTTGGTGCCAGAG GGTCTGCCGGAAGCTGTGCACGGGCAAGCTGGGCATCACCATGAAGGTGGTCGGAGGAGTAGCCCTCTTCTGGGCCGTCTTCATCCTGGGCTACATCACTGGCTACTATGTGCACAAGTGCAAATAA
- the SMIM1 gene encoding small integral membrane protein 1 isoform X1 produces the protein MTRQVPSKACPHMEPQESGVQYSRWKESGQDEVSMVAVTNSEEASWCQRVCRKLCTGKLGITMKVVGGVALFWAVFILGYITGYYVHKCK, from the exons ATGACGAGACAGGTGCCCAGCAAGGCCTGTCCACA CATGGAGCCCCAGGAGAGCGGTGTCCAGTACAGCCGGTGGAAGGAAAGTGGCCAGGATGAAGTCAGCATGGTGGCCGTGACTAACAGTGAGGAGGCCTCTTGGTGCCAGAG GGTCTGCCGGAAGCTGTGCACGGGCAAGCTGGGCATCACCATGAAGGTGGTCGGAGGAGTAGCCCTCTTCTGGGCCGTCTTCATCCTGGGCTACATCACTGGCTACTATGTGCACAAGTGCAAATAA
- the LOC126072489 gene encoding endogenous retrovirus group V member 2 Env polyprotein-like: MNKLIVFVFLFLLVFKAQAWKDNAFVRLAQAVASAGNLKDFWICHPSPHSVHSFSDPLALPILNYTGIPDATLNSSIRVIRGIQVRLWHPPNSQYDFTAPCFNLTAMRNITIDCSEYLESDGTVGVTWASHKDWAPPECKHSNGSLNQSVTGNFGFYPYRTRSFNFLLENCRHSVGEYERDSFVCREFPYPHDWGRLSICDHSLSENWLIRANNTIPYSASVKVTGAGALCAPKGYVFLCGGSDWYKDNEIPQNSDMVWALQCLDGWRMSGACTLGTLGVPLELYPYNESIRWASTLNIFERIRNKRDYSSVHVSFIRNIFSRLGVHTNEVMIRNLSHIMTEIADSTAQTIQDQQKSLNSLSRVVLNNRIALDFLLAQQGGICVTATTSCCVWINSTGQVEQAVTKIQQHARLLRQVQFHLSGESGMFSMLFTDVRSWTFAFILAGIIILITIIVLCGIIACASRSRNISSHTVFLPFSDSKKKEDMES; encoded by the coding sequence ATGAACAAGTTGattgtatttgttttcttattcctGCTTGTATTTAAAGCCCAAGCGTGGAAAGACAATGCTTTTGTTAGATTAGCCCAGGCAGTAGCTTCAGCAGGAAATTTGAAAGATTTTTGGATTTGCCACCCTTCTCCCCACTCGGTACATTCTTTTTCAGACCCTTTAGCTTTACCCATCCTCAATTACACTGgaatcccagatgccactctcaaTTCATCTATCCGAGTAATTCGCGGAATTCAAGTTAGACTCTGGCATCCTCCAAATTCCCAGTACGATTTCACTGCTCCTTGCTTTAATCTCACTGCAATGAGAAACATAACCATTGACTGTTCAGAATACTTAGAGTCAGATGGAACAGTTGGTGTAACATGGGCCAGTCATAAAGATTGGGCCCCACCAGAATGTAAGCATTCTAATGGATCCCTCAATCAGTCAGTCACTGGCAACTTTGGGTTCTATCCCTACAGAACCAGGAGCTTTAATTTCCTACTTGAAAACTGTCGTCATTCAGTGGGAGAGTATGAAAGAGATTCTTTTGTCTGTCGGGAGTTCCCCTATCCCCATGATTGGGGAAGACTCTCTATTTGTGATCATTCTCTTTCTGAAAATTGGTTAATTCGGGCAAATAATACCATTCCCTATAGTGCATCTGTTAAAGtcactggagctggtgccctctGTGCACCCAAAGGCTATGTTTTTCTTTGTGGAGGGTCTGACTGGTATAAAGACAATGAAATTCCTCAGAATTCAGATATGGTCTGGGCGCTCCAATGCCTCGACGGCTGGAGAATGTCCGGAGCCTGCACTCTTGGAACCCTTGGGGTCCCCTTAGAACTCTACCCATACAATGAAAGTATACGTTGGGCTAGCACCCTAAACATTTTTGAAAGAATTAGAAACAAACGAGATTACTCCTCAGTCCACGTTTCCTTCATTAGGAACATATTTTCCCGACTCGGAGTTCATACAAATGAAGTCATGATTCGTAACCTGTCTCACATTATGACAGAAATAGCTGACTCCACAGCTCAGACTATACAAGATCAGCAGAAGTCTCTCAACTCTTTATCTAGGGTGGTGCTAAATAATAGAATTGCTTTAGATTTCCTTCTGGCCCAACAAGGAGGCATCTGTGTGACAGCTACCACTTCTTGTTGTGTGTGGATAAATTCCACTGGACAAGTAGAACAAGCTGTAACTAAAATCCAACAACATGCACGCTTGTTACGCCAAGTACAATTTCATCTCAGTGGGGAATCTGGTATGTTTAGCATGTTGTTTACTGATGTACGGTCTTGGACTTTTGCTTTCATCCTAGCAGGAATTATAATTTTAATCACGATTATTGTTTTATGTGGAATAATCGCGTGTGCTTCCCGATCTAGAAACATTTCTTCTCACACAGTTTTTCTCCCTTTCAGTGAcagtaaaaagaaagaagatatgGAGTCTTGA